A section of the Quatrionicoccus australiensis genome encodes:
- a CDS encoding hybrid sensor histidine kinase/response regulator: MTPPALREWRLHAYLGVLLAVTSVLTFLIVGSIFLLTRIPQLESEIRTRAEGDARELAFRIEMQMLAQQEQLALVASALGNSASPTALIGQTVAGGKVFRALYLLSAKGEVITAGLPPEYRHLEHEVLGSDLSGTPLFREVKLRAGPVWSDKYLSALSGVVTVGLAVPAGNEQVLLAEIPLGYLLNILDRNPGEKQRAIWVLDQRGELLADTESAKRVGELNLYNSPILNAVLKGETLPTQYAFDGRNYYVGGARSAALGWSFIARLPAGLAHPEIRMTVFIVCGGFLASLLIGSLLALYGASRLLRPLAGIVRQAHQIAQGETVDAWPRGRITEFNHLSDDIGQMANAILEREHELRDMNASLEARVSERTTALYQAKEAAEAASRSKSTFLANMSHEIRTPLNAISGMALLMRRAGLSPAQGERLGKLEAAGEHLLEVINMVLDLSKIEAGKLILEESSFPVGSLFENVSSMLQLRAKEKQLQLSYTLPELPPLVLGDRTRLQQALLNYAVNAVKFTEQGSVTLRAVILEEDAASLLLRFEVSDTGIGIAPEALPRLFTAFEQADGSTTRKYGGTGLGLAITAKIADAMNGEVGVESEPGKGSIFWFTARLKKPQPQAEHPIAHELDAEASLRQSFAGSHVLLVEDEPINREIAQILLEEIGFHVDTAEDGEQAVALFQQQPHYALILMDMQMPRMDGLEATRRIRALPGGEEQLIIAMTANAFAEDKARCLAAGMDDFSTKPIDPDIFFKLLLDKLSARQK; this comes from the coding sequence ATGACCCCACCCGCCTTGCGCGAATGGCGACTGCACGCTTACCTCGGCGTGTTGCTCGCAGTAACCTCGGTGCTGACCTTCCTGATCGTCGGCTCGATCTTCCTGCTCACCCGCATTCCACAGCTGGAGTCGGAAATCCGCACCCGCGCCGAAGGCGACGCCCGCGAGCTGGCCTTCCGCATCGAAATGCAGATGCTGGCCCAGCAGGAGCAACTGGCCCTGGTCGCCAGTGCGCTCGGCAACAGCGCATCACCGACCGCGCTGATTGGACAGACGGTTGCCGGTGGCAAGGTTTTCCGGGCGCTGTATCTGCTCTCGGCCAAGGGCGAAGTGATCACCGCCGGTTTGCCGCCCGAGTATCGCCATCTCGAACACGAGGTGCTCGGCAGCGACCTTTCCGGCACGCCGCTCTTTCGTGAAGTCAAACTGCGCGCCGGCCCGGTCTGGAGCGACAAGTACCTGTCGGCGCTGAGCGGCGTCGTGACCGTCGGGCTGGCCGTACCGGCCGGCAACGAGCAGGTGCTGCTGGCGGAAATTCCGCTCGGCTACCTGCTCAATATCCTCGATCGCAACCCCGGGGAAAAACAAAGGGCAATCTGGGTCCTCGACCAGCGCGGCGAACTGCTCGCCGATACCGAATCGGCCAAGCGGGTCGGCGAACTGAATCTCTACAACTCGCCCATCCTCAATGCCGTGCTCAAGGGTGAAACCCTGCCCACGCAATATGCTTTCGACGGGCGCAACTATTACGTCGGCGGCGCCCGCTCGGCCGCCCTCGGCTGGTCCTTCATCGCCCGCCTGCCGGCCGGCCTCGCCCACCCGGAAATCCGCATGACCGTCTTCATCGTCTGCGGCGGTTTCCTGGCATCCTTGCTGATCGGCTCCCTGCTCGCCCTGTACGGCGCCTCGCGCCTGCTCCGGCCACTGGCCGGCATCGTCCGTCAGGCGCACCAGATCGCCCAGGGCGAAACGGTAGACGCCTGGCCGCGCGGCCGCATCACCGAATTCAATCACCTTTCCGACGACATCGGCCAGATGGCCAATGCCATTCTCGAACGCGAGCATGAGCTGCGCGACATGAACGCGAGCCTCGAGGCGCGCGTCAGCGAACGCACCACCGCCCTCTACCAGGCCAAGGAAGCGGCCGAGGCGGCCAGCCGCTCGAAGAGCACCTTCCTCGCCAACATGAGTCACGAAATCCGCACGCCGCTCAATGCGATCAGCGGCATGGCCCTGCTCATGCGCCGGGCCGGCCTCAGCCCGGCGCAGGGCGAACGCCTCGGCAAGCTGGAGGCGGCCGGCGAGCATCTGCTTGAAGTCATCAACATGGTGCTCGACCTTTCCAAGATCGAAGCCGGCAAACTGATCCTCGAAGAAAGCAGCTTCCCGGTCGGCAGCCTGTTTGAAAACGTCAGTTCGATGCTGCAGCTGCGAGCCAAGGAAAAACAGCTGCAACTCTCCTATACCTTGCCCGAGTTGCCGCCGCTGGTGCTTGGCGACCGGACCCGCCTGCAGCAAGCGCTGCTCAATTACGCCGTCAATGCCGTGAAATTCACCGAACAGGGCAGCGTCACCCTGCGCGCCGTCATCCTCGAAGAAGATGCCGCCAGCCTGCTGCTGCGTTTCGAGGTCAGCGACACCGGCATCGGCATTGCACCGGAGGCCCTGCCCCGCTTGTTCACCGCCTTTGAACAGGCGGACGGCTCGACGACGCGCAAATATGGCGGCACCGGGCTCGGCCTGGCGATTACCGCGAAAATTGCCGATGCCATGAACGGCGAAGTGGGGGTCGAAAGCGAACCGGGCAAGGGCAGCATCTTCTGGTTCACCGCCCGCCTGAAAAAGCCGCAGCCGCAAGCCGAACACCCAATCGCGCATGAGCTCGACGCCGAAGCCTCCCTGCGCCAGAGCTTTGCCGGCAGCCATGTCCTGCTGGTCGAGGACGAACCGATCAATCGCGAGATCGCCCAGATCCTGCTCGAAGAAATCGGCTTTCACGTCGACACCGCCGAAGATGGCGAACAGGCCGTCGCGCTGTTCCAGCAACAGCCGCACTATGCGCTGATCCTGATGGATATGCAGATGCCGCGCATGGACGGCCTCGAAGCAACCCGGCGCATTCGCGCCCTGCCCGGCGGCGAGGAACAGCTGATCATCGCGATGACCGCGAATGCCTTTGCCGAAGACAAGGCACGCTGCCTGGCGGCCGGCATGGATGATTTTTCGACCAAGCCGATCGACCCGGACATCTTCTTCAAGCTGCTGCTCGACAAACTGTCGGCGCGCCAGAAATAA